From one Xyrauchen texanus isolate HMW12.3.18 chromosome 17, RBS_HiC_50CHRs, whole genome shotgun sequence genomic stretch:
- the LOC127657512 gene encoding 60S ribosomal protein L18-like, which translates to MTLLVGCIDEYFLCVILQGVDIRHNKDRKVHRKQPKSQDIYLRLLVKLYRFLARRSDAPFNKVILRRLFMSKTNRPPLALSRLIRKMKLPGRDNQIAVVVGNITDDIRIQDVPKLKVCALKVTAGARCRILKAGGQIMTFDQLALTAPRGQGTVLLSGPRKAREVYRHFGKAPGTPHSHTKPYVRSKGRKFERARGRRASRGYKN; encoded by the exons ATGACACTTTTAGTGGGGTGTATTGATGAATATTTTCTTTGCGTGATCTTACAGGGAGTTGACATCAGACACAACAAGGATCGCAAGGTTCACAGGAAGCAGCCCAAAAGTCAGGATATTTACTTGAGGCTCCTGGTCAAG TTGTACAGATTCCTGGCTCGTCGTTCTGATGCTCCCTTCAACAAGGTCATCCTGCGGAGACTCTTTATGAGCAAGACCAACCGCCCACCTCTGGCCCTGTCCCGTCTG ATTCGTAAGATGAAACTTCCAGGCCGTGACAACCAGATCGCTGTTGTTGTGGGAAACATTACTGATGACATCAGGATTCAGGATGTTCCTAAACTGAAG GTGTGTGCCCTGAAGGTGACCGCTGGTGCTCGCTGCAGGATCTTGAAAGCCGGTGGACAGATCATGACCTTTGACCAGCTAGCCCTTACAGCCCCTAGAGGACAGGGCACAGTTCTGTTGTCAG GACCCCGTAAGGCCAGAGAGGTGTACAGGCATTTCGGTAAAGCTCCTGGAACACCCCACAGCCACACCAA GCCCTATGTGCGTTCCAAAGGCAGGAAGTTCGAGCGTGCCCGTGGTCGCAGAGCCAGCCGAGGCTACAAGAACTAG
- the LOC127658423 gene encoding mpv17-like protein: MNRAWAMFKSYPYICNVVGYTTLFATADLIQQSMMGTALHKGTVHKQDEVGFTVTGKAETDALTLYNSEIDSDGRKKSLEEKETLAPVQRVTQLHSIDWAQTARVALVGFCFHANFNYHWLRGLERIFPGGGTKRVLLKVFLDQLIAAPTTISAFYIGLSTLEGADDPLEDWRNKFWTSYKTGVVYWSTMQAVNFSLVPPVARTVYVGGVSLAWTVFLCHFRQQRINTLS, translated from the exons ATGAACAGAGCCTGGGCTATGTTTAAATCTTATCCATACATCTGCAATGTGGTGGGATACACAACACTGTTTGCAACAGCAGACCTCATTCAGCAAAGCATGATGGGAACAGCATTGCACAAAGGGACTGTGCACAAGCAAGATGAGGTGGGATTTACTGTGACTGGAAAGGCAGAGACAGATGCTCTCACACTGTATAATTCAGAAATTGACTCAGATGGCAGGAAAAAGAGTTTGGAAGAAAAGGAAACTTTAGCTCCAGTACAACGTGTTACACAGCTTCACAGCATTGACTGGGCCCAGACTGCTCGGGTGGCACTGGTTGGGTTCTGTTTCCATGCCAACTTCAATTACCATTGGCTACGGGGACTGGAGAGGATATTTCCAGGGGGAGGGACCAAGAGAGTATTGCTTAAAGTGTTTCTGGACCAATTAATTGCAGCCCCCACAACAATAAGTGCTTTCTACATAG GGCTGAGCACATTGGAAGGTGCAGATGATCCCCTTGAGGACTGGAGAAATAAATTCTGGACTTCTTATAAG ACTGGAGTGGTGTACTGGTCAACAATGCAG GCTGTGAATTTCTCTCTGGTCCCACCAGTGGCTCGTACGGTCTATGTTGGGGGAGTCTCTCTTGCCTGGACTGTCTTCCTGTGTCATTTCAGGCAGCAGAGGATTAACACTCTGAGTTAG